From the Eschrichtius robustus isolate mEscRob2 chromosome 3, mEscRob2.pri, whole genome shotgun sequence genome, the window TGAATCGCTAATTATGTATTAAATTCATAATATCCCTGTTGTCACTACTGAAACATTCaatacacacattttttaaaagaattacaacTACTTATAATAATATCATCAGGGAGCTATGAATTTGCTATTCATCTGTTTTAGTATTAGGTTTAATATTTGGGCCAATACACCATGGATCTAAAAGACACTACACACATCAAGAGAGTAACATATACCTAGGCTTTTTATGTTTGATGTTCCAATTTGTTTAAATACAAAAATCACCACCTTTTGTGTTCATTTTctataaaggatttttttttgacAGAAGTGCCTCTTTCTATGCTGGCAGCTTCCAAGTAACTGCACCATGGCAAGAACTACATCATTTAATGAATATTCATGTCAAAGAGATATTTATAACATTGTTCGTCATTGTTCCTTTACCCTTTCCCAACACACACTTTGAGAATTATAATTAATTCTTGAAATTCTAAAGGAACTACCTTCAACTCTTAtgctaggcttttttttttttttttgacatctttattggagtataattgctttaccatgttgtgtttgtttctgctgtataacaaagtgaatcagctatatgtatacatatatccccatatctcctccctctgaaaagacaaccctcagaatgggagaaaatatttgcaaatggagcaactgacaaaggcttaatctccaaaatttacaagcagctcatgcagctcaatatcaaaagaaaaaacaacccaatccaaaaatgggcagaagacctaaatagacatttttccaaagaagatatacagattggcaacaaacacatgaaaggatgctcaacatcactaatcattagagaaatgcaaatcaaaactacaatgaggtatcacctcacaccagtcagaatagccatcaacaaaaaatctacaaacaataaatgctggaagggtgtggagaaaagggaaccctcttgcactgttggtgggaatgtaaattgatacagccactatggaggttccttaaaaacctaaaaatagaactaccatatgacccagcaatcctactactgggcatatgccctgagaaaaccataattcacaaagagtcaagtactacaatgttcattgcagctctatataCTAGGCTTTAAAGCACATTTTTAAACAACAGACCTTcaaattaaagaggaaaagaaattagaaataagtATTTGTGGGAGGAAATCACATCAGGACCCAAGGTAAAATAATACAAGAAAGAAAGTTGATAGTTAAAAGCAGTATAATACTTTACTtaagtaaaaacagaaacaaaaacataagatTAATAGATAACATAAcattaatacaaaaatataagCTCTTTAGGGGTaaggatttttgtctttttgtttattgatatgtCCCCTGTTTCTAGAATACTTAGTGCAGAGTAGAAGTCcagaatgtttgttgaataaatgaatgattggaTAAATGCATGAATGTGTGTGATGCAGAAATCGACCATGGTTCTCACAGTCATACAAAACACATCTATGATCCTGTGTGTACTCAGGACTGCCAATCTGGAATGAGCAAATGGTTCAGATTCCAGCACAATATGCTAGATTCTTAATAtaaaagtgagaaataaaaaaatcttgGTGTTCAAATGTCCATTGTCTAGCATGGAAAAGCCAGATGTACAAATAGCTTTGGTACAACGGGATGAGTGAAAAAAGTTATATATAAGGATTATTGGGCCACAGAGTGGTTGAAAAAGCTACCAAAAAATGATAACATTTGAGGACTACCTAAAAAGATAAGTGAGAGGACAAAGCAGTACCATACTCAAAGCAAAGTTACAAAAATATCAAAGTTTACACTGTTTTTGGAGAATAACTTTTAACTGTAATCTGTagcaagaaatatatatatatatatatatatatatatatatatatatatatatatatatatatagtatacttaACTGAAACAAGTTTTATGAAGTAATACCTttattcattttatgtatttgatattttctattctattttttttttaatgctggtgAAGGTGTATTAAATCAATTTCAAGATCCATTTGAAAAACACTGGGTTTGCACATTGAATAGATGTGGTGAGTAGACCACTggcatgaaaacacaaagaacacTCTGCCGGCACAGCTCCAATTCTTCTCCCATCCGGGTGGTTAGCTGCTGAGATGCAATGCTTAGAGAAGGACTATGATCTGGTCCTCTTCTTACTCAAAACAACTCAGTGCGGTAGAAAAGACGAGTAAAGAAAGCGCTCTCTGTATCAAGCCAGAGTGCAGGAAAGGGAAGTGCCACAGGCCATTTTCTCTCTAATCTGGACAAAAAATTAGGGCTTGCCATTATTCTATCTAAAAGGGTTATGAGAGTTTGGAAAGGAAATCATCTCACATCTGGGATTATCCTAAATTTGATCTATATCTGGATTTATCTCAGAGTTTACCAGAGTCAAATTGTCACACTGCACTACAAAAAGCAAAactcttttctccttcccctgTGAATAACGATTTAATTGTTTCCACAACAGGCTTCACTGAAGACTATTAAACACTCTATACATGTCAGGCTCTGTTCTAGTGCTAGGAACTATAATAGTGGGGAAACAAAAGTCCAAGTCTCCTGgagtttatattttacaaaaaacaAATAGACAGATTACATACACTCAGCTAATAATAAAAgctatgaaggaaataaacagtGTCTTGAGTTAGAAAATAGTATTTAAAGTAGCCAGGGAAGGACCTTCTTAGGCGGTAATATTTAAGTTGAGGCCTGACAGATGAGGAGCCACTGAAGTGAAGTGCTAAGAAGAAAAACAGTTTTCCAGGTCCTGGAAGAGCATATGTAAAGACTTAAGACAGGAGAAAGGTGGAAGGCCTGTATATCTTGAGCCCAACAGGGAGCTGGGAAGAGAAGTATGCGATAAGATGGGAAGTTACTTGAAGTTACTGGATTGTTTCAGTAACTGGAAGAAGAAGTTACTGGAGAATGACATGGTccaatttagatttttaaaaactcattcttGTAGCTCTGTGGAGAATGGATTAGACAGGAGTATGATTAGAAGTTGAGAGATCTCTTAGGAGACTGATTTCCATACAAGTAAAAATGGGAAATTAGACTAGGGTGTAGGCAGTGGATAAGGAGAAAAGAAGATGGACTCAGATATATTTTGGAAGTAGAACTAACAAAATTTATATTcagatatttcttaaaaaataccACAAGTCAGTGAATTGGAAATAGGGTAGAGGAGTCAATGCATTtaaaagagggaggaaaagattttgaggacAGAAAGAATGGGAGAAGTATACACAAATTAACAGCCTAGAAGTAATATATTGAAGCAGTCACATTTTCAACTCTAATCCCATTCCTGCTCTGGGCCTCTATTTTCTTAAAACAAGATATCAAACTGGGCAGAGAGGAAATGCTCTGAGGATTTTTAGCCTTAAATGGTTGAGCCCAGGCCACCGAAAAAAGATAATTTACCCAATGAAAATAATGGAGCAAGATTTAACTAAAATCATTATGAATATTTCTCACTCTGGCTGCACAAATTTCCTGGGTAGCTTTTAAAACTGTATGTGCAAGCTCCACTGGAGTGGTTCTGATTTAATTAGTTTGAAGTGGGACACAGgcataggtattttttaaaagctccacaGAGGGTTCTTATGAGCAGCCAGAAAGCCCTGAGTTAGAAGTACAGCTGAGGATGTCAGGTCAATCAGCCTATTTCATTCAATGACAGATTAATAGAGAGAATGGGGTGAAGGAACTTTTCCCCCAGATAAGGAAAACAGGCTCATTGGTTTAAAAGACATAGTTTGagactacaagaaaataaaagtcaattTTCTTCGTGTGATTTTTTTAAGCTGGGAGAAAATTTTTTCTCACCTTACTTATGAAGAACACAGACACCCATATAGACatcacatgtattttaaaatgtattttatttctactaTGAACaaccaagagggaagagattaaCAGCTGATAGTTGactgaaaggaaaatgaaagaggaaGAGGGGAGTACCAATCTCGCCCAGACAAGGAGATACACAGGAAAAAATGAGTTGAAGCAGAGAAGTGATCACAGGGGATGAAGGATTCAGTtacctctgggggaaaaaaaataattggttACCAGAATACACCTGGCAATGGGCTTCACTGTATCACACCACTGTTGCTTTTCAACTGCTCCTTGGTTTGAACCTTTCCAAGATTTAACTCTTGAATGAGCCACAGAATTACCAGAGCAGGACTAAGAGCCAAATAACCATTCTGCTAAAATAGAGACCAGACACTTAATTTTTCAACTGCATTGAAGACTCTTTGTTGCTGGTGAATGGGTAACTGAAGGCAAGAGTAGTTATATAGCTTGCCCTAATCATTCCATTAATTTGTGGTCTCACTGGAATCCGAACCAGGGTTTTACActgttgggtttttactttgTTCCATTTACACCTTTGCATCCTAACTCCCCTGAAAACTTTGTTCCATTTACACCTTTGCATCCTAACTCCCCtgagaacagagaagaaaaacatgtaGTGCAATTTCCAAATCTCCACGTTTGGAGAGCTCTAAGAGTTGCAACTGTCCAGATGAGGCGGTAGTGTATGAACGGTGCCGCCCAGATAATCCTGTGTAATAAAAAATCTGGGAGTTGAGTAGACATGACAAAACATGGATTTATTAGTTTTAAGTGGGCGTGTCCACTTCAGGAAGGGAGTGAAAGCAAAAGAGAATCGAGGATctaagggaaggaggaggaacgTAAAGAATCATAGAATATGGGTGCGAGGTGGTGGAAGAGGGATTCCACGACACCAAAGCAGCAGGTAAAAGAGCAGAGTACAGCTCAGAGAAATCTGGCGGGCACTCGCCCGGTGCCCCGCCAGAAGCGGGCGGCACGAGCGCGCACTACAAATACCAGAAGCCCCAGCTTCCTAGAGCTCGCGCCGCGTCGCGCAACGCACGCCGGGAGCCGGCCCGAGCCGCCAAGATGTCGCAGCCCAAGAGAAGAAAGCTTGAGTCGGGGGGCGGCGGCGAAGGAGGGGAGGGAACTGAAGAGGAAGATGGCGGAGAGCTGGAGGTGGCCCTGCCACGACCCCGGAGGACTAGGCGGGAGCGGGACCAGCTGTACTACCAGTGCTACTCGGATGTATCGGTCCACGAGGAGATGATTGCCGACCGCGTCCGCACCGATGCCTACCGCCTGGGCATCCTGCGGAACTGGGCAGCGCTGCGGGGCAAGACCGTGCTGGACGTGGGCGCGGGCACCGGCATTCTCAGCATCTTCTGTGCCCAGGCCGGGGCCCGGCGCGTGTACGCGGTGGAGGCCAGCGACATCTGGCAACAGGCCCGGGAGGTGGTGCGGCTCAACGGGCTGGAGGACCGGGTGCACGTCCTGCCGGGGCCGGTGGAGACGGTGGAGTTGCCGGAGCAGGTGGATGCCATCGTGAGCGAGTGGATGGGCTGCGGACTCCTGCACGAGTCCATGCTGAGCTCTGTGCTCCACGCGCGGACCAAGTGGCTGAAGGAGGGCGGTCTTCTACTGCCGGCTTCCGCCGAGCTGTTCGTGGCGCCCATCAGCGACCAGATGCTGGAGTTGCGCCTAAGCTTCTGGAGCCAGATGAAGCAGCTCTACGGTGTGGACATGAGCTGCCTGGAGAGCTTCGCCACGCGCTGCCTCATGGGCCACTCAGAAATCGTGGTGCAAGGCCTGTCCGGCGAGGATGTGCTGGCCCGGCCGCAGTGCTTTGCTCAGCTGGAGCTGGCCCGCGCCGGCCTGGAGCAGGAGCtggaggcgggggtgggtgggcgcTTCCGCTTCAGCTGCTACGGCTCGGCTCACATGCACGGCTTTGCCATCTGGTTCCAGGTGACCTTCCCCGGAGGGGACTCGGAGAAACCCCTGGTGCTGTCCACCTCGCCTTTTCACCCAGTCACGCACTGGAAGCAGGCACTCCTCTACCTGAACGAGCCTGTGCAAGTGGAGCAAGATACGGACGTTTCCGGAGAGATCACGCTGCTGCCCTCCCAGGACAACCACCGTCACCTACGCGTGCTGCTGCGCTACAAAGTGGGCGACCAGGAGGAAAAGACCAAAGACTTTGCCATGGAGGACTGAGCGTGGCCTTCTCTCCCAGCTACCTCCAGAGGCGGCCAGACCTGCGCGATAGAGGCGGAGGGGGGtcggaggagaaagggaaatctcacgTGCAAGTAGGGGACATTATCATCCGTCTCCCTTTCCCCTTAGGGCTCCTGGGGAGGGAGAATAACTTCAGTCTCCCTTCGAGGAGATTCTTCTGGCGATATTTATTAAAAAGTGATTTCGATCCCCCTCAACAACCGAAACAGCGTGTTTATTAATGGCCCTTTAAGCCTCAAAAGCACGTGGTACCAAGcacttgtatttcttttgtttcatgcaaaaaagggggaaaaaaggaagaaaatgtcagTTTGTGAAGGCTCCATGCACATCCCAGACACCTCACACCCTAAGTCTCAAACCAGGGAGGGGGTAAAGGGGTTTATAATTAGACTCCATAAATCTCCCATAGGACTAATATCTCTCCAGAGCCATATTtcctcccttcccaggtgcctCTAGGCTACGGTATTtctttctcattgtttttttaaataaattttactaCTGGTAACGTGGGAGAGGAGAATGAGGACAAAGTTTAAATAGCACTTACTACTTCCTTAGGGTGCTAGAGTCGATGAACACCTTCTCCATTAAGTgaagttttatttcacttaatggaGTAAGGTGTTCATCAACTCTAGCACCCTAAGGAATTGTACGGCACACCTAAGAAATCTAGAAGGTACATGTAGGAGAAAAAGACCTGAAAGATGGTGAAGTAGTATGGATGTTTTAATTGTCTTTACTCTTGAGATTTAACCAAGAAAATGTTCCATAATAAAATTTTTGTGTActtctttaaaataaactgaTACAGGAGGTTTCTTCTGATCCTGACCCAAGGGCTTATTTATCATCATGGGTGAATTATTTAAGCTTACTAAATTacggaaaatattttctcagctagAAAATTAAACTCCCTCATTCAGAAGGATCATGTGATTTGGCCTACTTTGATCAAGTGAaagttttttagtgtttttttggggtttttttttctttttagctcgGCTGAATGTGAAAGTTGTGAATTTAGG encodes:
- the PRMT6 gene encoding protein arginine N-methyltransferase 6 — its product is MSQPKRRKLESGGGGEGGEGTEEEDGGELEVALPRPRRTRRERDQLYYQCYSDVSVHEEMIADRVRTDAYRLGILRNWAALRGKTVLDVGAGTGILSIFCAQAGARRVYAVEASDIWQQAREVVRLNGLEDRVHVLPGPVETVELPEQVDAIVSEWMGCGLLHESMLSSVLHARTKWLKEGGLLLPASAELFVAPISDQMLELRLSFWSQMKQLYGVDMSCLESFATRCLMGHSEIVVQGLSGEDVLARPQCFAQLELARAGLEQELEAGVGGRFRFSCYGSAHMHGFAIWFQVTFPGGDSEKPLVLSTSPFHPVTHWKQALLYLNEPVQVEQDTDVSGEITLLPSQDNHRHLRVLLRYKVGDQEEKTKDFAMED